In Rhododendron vialii isolate Sample 1 chromosome 9a, ASM3025357v1, the following are encoded in one genomic region:
- the LOC131300902 gene encoding E3 ubiquitin-protein ligase RHA2A-like: MSSMVAFITHDLFFLLLVLYICIHRLVLPKFTRILSNNFPLTVANLNSGTRNFLFRIPQFLNLYSHDDVQENCDRLGIGLIKRYEHKHGCEKETANNECAICLCEIEEGDEIRELRCDHVFHMVCLDRWVVGYRHETCPMCRGRLAPPRKWATGLIGEEEVLVFNLFPCRTNRRRSTWWLID, from the coding sequence atgagcAGCATGGTAGCTTTTATCACTCATGACCtgttcttccttcttcttgtaCTCTATATCTGCATCCACCGGCTTGTCCTACCCAAATTCACCCGCATATTGTCAAACAACTTCCCTTTAACAGTGGCCAACCTGAACTCCGGTACTCGAAATTTCTTGTTTCGTATCCCACAATTTCTAAATCTGTATAGTCATGATGATGTTCAAGAAAACTGTGACAGGCTCGGGATCGGCCTGATCAAGCGATACGAACACAAGCACGGGTGTGAAAAGGAAACGGCTAACAACGAATGTGCGATATGTTTGTGCGAAATCGAAGAAGGGGACGAGATTAGAGAGTTGAGGTGTGACCACGTCTTTCATATGGTATGCTTAGACAGATGGGTCGTTGGTTACAGGCATGAAACATGCCCGATGTGCCGCGGCCGTCTAGCTCCGCCCCGGAAGTGGGCTACCGGGCTAATTGGAGAGGAAGAAGTCTTGGTTTTCAACTTGTTTCCGTGCCGTACAAATCGTCGCCGGAGCACATGGTGGCTGATTGACTAG
- the LOC131299772 gene encoding probable E3 ubiquitin-protein ligase XERICO: MSSIVVLSTHLFCLLLVAYIFIQSSRLSIFTRKFSSNLALSLSANMMNSGTQNILFRLLQFLNLYSPEEYHTELNMIKRYERQPGCEKETANECAMCLCKIEEGDEIRELRCDHVFHTVCLERCVAGYKHETCPMCRGSLAPPHKWATELLGVFGEEDVVFSNVFSCRSSRRRSTWWLI, from the coding sequence atgagCAGCATCGTAGTTTTATCAACTCACCTTTTCTGCCTTCTTCTTGTAGCCTATATCTTCATCCAAAGCTCTCGTCTATCCATATTCACGCGCAAATTCTCCAGTAACCTTGCTTTATCCCTTTCGGCTAACATGATGAACTCCGGCACTCAAAACATCCTGTTTCGTCTTCTACAATTTCTAAATCTATACAGTCCTGAAGAATATCATACAGAACTCAACATGATCAAGCGCTACGAGCGCCAGCCGGGGTGCGAAAAGGAAACCGCCAACGAATGCGCCATGTGTCTGTGCAAAATCGAGGAAGGGGACGAGATTAGAGAGCTGAGGTGCGATCACGTCTTTCATACGGTGTGCTTGGAGAGATGTGTTGCCGGGTACAAGCACGAAACATGTCCAATGTGCCGTGGCTCTCTGGCTCCGCCCCATAAATGGGCCACCGAGCTGCTTGGAGTCTTTGGAGAGGAAGACGTCGTTTTTTCCAACGTGTTTTCATGCCGTTCAAGTCGTCGCCGGAGCACATGGTGGCTGATTTGA